A window of the Bradyrhizobium diazoefficiens genome harbors these coding sequences:
- a CDS encoding sigma-70 family RNA polymerase sigma factor, which yields MSVTQAATDEVLIARIAQGDRLAMQVLYGRHHVRVYRFGLRLVRDEQTAEDLISEVFLDVWRQAGKFEGRSAVSTWLLAITRFKALSALRRRKDFELDDEAANAIEDSSDNPETAVQKKDTSEALRECLTGLSPDHREIVDLVYYHEKSVEEVAEIVGIPENTVKTRLFYARKKLAELLKAAGIERGWP from the coding sequence TTGAGCGTGACACAGGCGGCTACGGACGAGGTCCTTATCGCCAGGATCGCCCAAGGCGACCGGCTCGCCATGCAGGTGCTGTACGGGCGGCACCATGTCAGGGTGTATCGGTTCGGGCTTAGGCTCGTGCGGGACGAGCAGACGGCGGAAGACCTCATCAGCGAGGTGTTTCTCGACGTCTGGCGTCAAGCCGGCAAGTTCGAGGGCCGATCCGCCGTTTCCACCTGGCTGCTGGCAATCACCCGATTCAAAGCCCTGTCTGCGCTTCGGCGCCGAAAGGATTTTGAATTGGACGACGAGGCCGCCAATGCGATCGAGGATTCGTCCGACAATCCAGAAACGGCGGTTCAGAAGAAAGATACCAGTGAAGCGTTGCGGGAGTGTCTGACGGGCCTCTCGCCCGACCATCGGGAAATCGTCGATCTCGTCTACTACCACGAGAAGTCCGTGGAAGAAGTGGCCGAAATCGTTGGCATTCCCGAGAACACTGTGAAGACGCGCTTGTTCTATGCGCGCAAGAAATTGGCCGAACTGCTGAAGGCAGCCGGCATTGAGCGAGGCTGGCCATGA
- a CDS encoding GGDEF domain-containing protein, producing MSTAATSFPERNAAEVVDLVLMPEAAAPEVLARRIRQRRQMYIGQVASYSLGASVVLLYAYDGAVHMNVPSLFWVGGLLIIGIFVVMSEAGVGDRHNDHYLTVFQISAHMALQFVFLVSVPTIGIAFISVLFLIFAFGTLRMTSAQAMLTWAIATIALAAVFLGSDLPIGMPVATRLQRTASMLCFVLVIGQCAFLGLFGATLRKILYRRSIELKAAYRRIEELAELDELTGSYNRRCIMRLLDAEMEKSRQAAAPCAIALIDLDWFKRINDGHGHPVGDEVLRTFAIAIFANIRPDDRFGRYGGEEFLLLLPGTASEAASRMLDRLRSIVAELDWSAFSPGMSVTISAGVVTLRDNDTADTFLARADSALYSAKAQGRNRIATS from the coding sequence ATGAGCACGGCCGCGACGTCCTTTCCGGAGAGGAATGCCGCAGAGGTCGTGGATCTCGTCCTCATGCCCGAGGCGGCCGCGCCCGAGGTGCTGGCGCGGCGGATCCGGCAGCGCCGGCAGATGTATATCGGCCAGGTCGCCAGCTACTCCCTCGGCGCCTCGGTCGTGCTGCTCTACGCCTATGACGGCGCCGTTCACATGAACGTTCCGTCGCTGTTCTGGGTCGGCGGCCTCCTGATCATCGGCATCTTCGTCGTGATGTCGGAGGCTGGCGTCGGCGACAGGCACAACGACCACTATCTCACGGTCTTCCAGATCTCGGCGCACATGGCGCTGCAATTCGTGTTCCTGGTGTCCGTGCCGACGATCGGGATCGCCTTCATCAGCGTGCTGTTCCTGATCTTCGCATTCGGCACGCTACGCATGACCTCGGCCCAGGCGATGCTGACCTGGGCGATCGCGACCATCGCGCTCGCGGCCGTGTTCCTCGGCTCCGACCTGCCGATCGGCATGCCGGTCGCGACGCGGCTGCAGCGGACAGCCTCGATGCTGTGCTTCGTGCTGGTGATCGGCCAGTGCGCCTTCCTCGGCCTGTTCGGCGCCACGCTGCGCAAGATCCTGTACCGACGCAGCATCGAGCTAAAGGCCGCCTATCGGCGCATCGAGGAGCTTGCCGAGCTCGACGAGCTGACCGGCTCCTACAACCGCCGCTGCATCATGCGGCTTCTCGACGCAGAGATGGAAAAATCGCGGCAGGCGGCCGCTCCTTGCGCCATCGCGCTGATCGACCTCGATTGGTTCAAGCGCATCAACGACGGCCACGGCCATCCCGTCGGCGACGAGGTGTTGCGGACCTTTGCCATCGCCATCTTCGCCAACATCCGGCCAGACGATCGTTTCGGCCGCTATGGCGGCGAGGAATTTCTGCTGCTGCTGCCCGGCACCGCAAGCGAGGCCGCATCGCGCATGCTCGATCGGCTGCGCAGCATCGTCGCCGAGCTCGACTGGAGCGCATTCTCGCCCGGTATGAGCGTGACGATTTCCGCCGGCGTCGTGACGCTGCGGGACAATGATACTGCCGACACGTTTCTCGCGCGCGCCGACAGCGCACTCTATTCCGCCAAGGCACAAGGCCGCAACCGCATTGCTACGAGCTGA